In the Colletotrichum lupini chromosome 1, complete sequence genome, one interval contains:
- a CDS encoding adenosine/AMP deaminase: protein MWLGVELSQIGYDFLVHSHLIHAHSQLTYLLPPSIYLVPPLWVAALVACHCLVQDLGLRLPEAKHETSKLKDIFHFPSPQVPIKDIENGPMMIARNIPTKQHQPGLLVYLTADSLPGSHISAFQSLPGRPRQRTTSFFTSVNSLMGSLCSNIEKDDAPGEKDGQASRDINAKTITRLSSKRLRKLRHQRHHAHHQRHQADMDKAQEMIEAHEVVINNIWIKMPRRTALDKTDARKIDGPEEYFHQRKEILDRENTLSFDFSAKMRASEKERKANAIIQKLKIKDHESVYEPAEKRQGWGGQKHARFAADHFLSNVDLINQTSLFRVAVKMPKGAHLHIHFNACLQPHVLLGIAETMPRMFIKSDLSLAPSAAKTNLHRCEIQFSILPLEKEDEVKGNLFKTDYHHRQMMKYSEFIKEFPKHYNGMKAEEWLTSKLVFHEDEAHNALQTVQGAWEKFNGRTRMMKGLFNYESAYRKYTRGILEDFVRDNIQYAEIRPNFMQTNQLWTDDGTRQIDNRGIMKIIIEEYDNFQKETKDYFGGLKVIYCTPRSFTTELVAFALDECFEFKREWPQWIAGFDLVGEESQGHPLRHFVTEFLAFRKRCEESQPKVDIPFLFHCGETTDIGNDTDGNLVDALLLNSKRIGHGFALARHPYIMEHMKKSGICLEVCPISNEELGLTPRITGHSMYNLLANNVHCTLNSDNGTIFRSTLSHDFYQAMVGKTDMTLHGWRQLIEWSLEHSCMSKDELASVRKEWEKRWELFLEWILEEFRDLSLEIPE, encoded by the exons ATGTGGCTTGGTGTTGAGCTAAGCCAAATTGGGTACGACTTTCTCGTCCATT CCCACCTCATTCACGCTCATTCCCAGCTCACCTACCTTTTACCTCCGTCCATCTACCTTGTGCCGCCTCTCTGGGTCGCAGCATTGGTAGCCTGCCACTGCCTAGTCCAGGATCTAGGC CTGCGCTTACCTGAGGCCAAGCATGAGACCTCCAAGCTAAAG GACATTTTCCACTTCCCAAGTCCCCAGGTTCCAATAAAGGACATTGAAAACGGGCCCATGATGATCGCCAGA AACATCCCGACAAAGCAACACCAACCTGGTCTTCTTGTGTACCTTACCGCCGATTCACTGCCTGGTAGCCACATTTCTGCCTTCCAAAGTTTACCCGGAAGACCACGTCAAAGAACAACCTCTTTCTTCACTTCTGTCAATAGTCTCATGGGCAGCCTGTGCTCAAACATTGAAAAGGACGATGCACCTGGCGAGAAGGATGGTCAGGCTAGTAGGGACATCAATGCGAAGACCATCACACGACTCTCTTCCAAAAGGCTGCGGAAGCTTCGACATCAACGCCATCACGCTCATCACCAAAGACACCAAGCAGACATGGACAAGGCCCAGGAAATGATTGAAGCTCACGAGGTAGTCATCAATAACATCTGGATCAAGATGCCCCGGAGAACCGCCCTCGATAAGACCGACGCCAGAAAAATAGACGGACCTGAGGAGTACTTCCACCAAAGAAAGGAAATCTTGGACCGCGAGAATACACTATCCTTTGATTTTAGCGCAAAGATGCGGGCATCAGAGAAGGAGCGGAAAGCCAACGCCATCATTCAGAAACTCAAAATCAAGGACCATGAGAGCGTGTATGAACCGGCTGAAAAGAGGCAAGGATGGGGTGGTCAGAAACATGCGCGATTTGCTGCTGACCATTTCCTATCCAACGTCGATTTAATCAACCAAACGAGTCTATTCCGAGTTGCCGTCAAGATGCCAAAGGGAGCACACCTTCATATTCATTTCAACGCCTGCTTACAGCCTCATGTATTGCTGGGCATTGCCGAGACCATGCCCCGCATGTTTATCAAAAGCGATCTGTCGTTGGCACCGAGCGCGGCAAAGACTAACCTTCACCGTTGTGAAATCCAGTTTTCCATCTTGCCGCTCGAAAAGGAAGACGAAGTTAAGGGAAACCTTTTCAAGACCGACTATCATCACCGACAAATGATGAAATACTCAGAGTTTATCAAAGAGTTCCCCAAGCATTACAACGGCATGAAGGCCGAGGAGTGGCTAACGAGCAAACTTGTTTTTCACGAAGATGAAGCACATAACGCGCTTCAAACAGTTCAGGGAGCATGGGAGAAGTTCAACGGCCGGACTCGCATGATGAAGGGGCTCTTCAACTATGAGAGTGCATACCGGAAATACACACGGGGCATTCTTGAAGATTTCGTCCGCGACAACATTCAGTATGCCGAGATTCGGCCTAATTTCATGCAGACAAATCAACTCTGGACTGATGACGGTACGAGGCAAATCGACAATAGGGGTATCATGAAAATCATCATAGAAGAATACGACAACTTTCAGAAGGAGACCAAAGACTACTTTGGCGGGCTGAAGGTCATCTACTGCACTCCTAGGTCTTTTACCACGGAACTGGTTGCATTTGCGCTCGACGAGTGTTTCGAATTCAAGAGGGAATGGCCCCAGTGGATCGCTG GATTTGATCTGGTTGGCGAAGAATCGCAAGGTCATCCTCTGCGACATTTCGTTACAGAATTTCTCGCCTTCCGGAAGAGATGTGAGGAATCTCAGCCTAAAGTTGACATTCCGTTTCTCTTTCATTGCGGAGAGACGACAGACATTGGCAACGACACGGACGGCAATCTTGTGGATGCGCTCTTGCTCAACTCAAAGCGCATCGGCCACGGATTTGCTCTGGCCAGGCACCCCTATATCATGGAGCACATGAAGAAAAGTGGTATCTGCCTTGAGGTGTGCCCAATCTCCAACGAGGAGCTTGGTCTCACACCCCGGATTACGGGCCACTCAATGTACAACTTGCTCGCCAACAACGTACACTGCACTTTAAACTCAGATAACGGAACAATATTCAG ATCAACTCTTTCACATGATTTCTATCAAGCGATGGTGGGTAAGACGGACATGACTTTGCACGGCTGGCGACAGCTCATTGAGTGGAGTCTAGAGCACTCTTGCATGTCAAAAGATGAGCTCGCGAGTGTGCGGAAGGAATGGGAGAAGCGTTGGGAGCTATTCTTGGAATGGATTCTTGAAGAGTTCAGGGATTTGTCGTTAGAGATTCCAGAGTAG
- a CDS encoding zinc finger protein Yan has product MASVDVAALGAVPANGGATTASHPYTCNTCSVAYRNIDLQRGHMKSDWHRYNLKRRVASLPPIASEVFNEKVLQARAVQTAEAEKALFERSCDACQKSYSSENAYQNHLTSQKHKVRVAAIARRKGGVADDASSVMSSTFSLGEPIAVDKESELDSEAEEEFTQVVEGLKKTNIHESHGERPSPVKRPSNPHLSAQGQREDVNMNRDSESATPVQSKPEIAWTIKSCLFCNYESPSVSLNANHMERFHDMFIPEKQYLVDLDGLLQHLQERVHDGHQCLYCFKTKKTAFAVQTHMRDKGHCKIPYDTEEVQLDIGDFYDFRSTYSDGEDSDEEEDEADENGGAKLGLKRPTKLVGEDGEEVEEGGDDGWETDSSASSLDSDELTAFTADGKYEQFERLDKHPHHSTNDPRARHQADGWHSHAHKHTRAVFYDEYELHLPSGKAVGHRSHNRYFRQNLHNYPTEEERAERLAIEAGSGSGDEMDVDGREVATTGDRKTRNRAIARRDAAGMAGASDKQKRVVRQEEVRGRSTATRHQKRYDYGVSEKLNNQKNFYYRYQAGVSFGTIGNEYQIFRTIIWFSYLARENRWMSSRPTYNAWLPQPDADGWYDGRKHPRRLEEFDNGKTRAREDQRVRANTRLSPPSRSGGTPARRSGSDFSSRSSEVLNILVEEESSPAKEATQGRWTAGTQEEGWRFCTNGFILGGPILISSQPKLSQEELDKISKPKDVWEARSLYFVPPKRSKEHQKPIRQPKPPKPEPSRRNRDAAAMIASPDAIKAAISISEKDLRLARRPPPPPPEIELEGDGGSLVADPIANDDVLPHALAARFFLSPPATFLYSAFRLKHHPLNTTTPEICVVGASNCGKSSFINALTGAASLAKVSDRAGKTVSMNAYGVGPLTGLPFRKPVASPSSSSSEGGGATKEEKPEHGIILVDTPGYGYASHEEWGREIVEYINKRTMLRGIVLLLSSEKKVSEKDAQIVKLLADAGRPVMLVFTKMDKALSRKAREEGGIAQRLREAERCFARTGWDGWVKRVYITAARMERDKSWKVDEGTRSGAAGMAGVRMGVLELAGVREFVAPEKASKMVAQRRAAQKSQKTQDKGGEEEEEKRLEPGKALESDPAAWSGDVVSFEELEKKFGDWIRTDWAREHFTHKLRETPMMNQRFDKFHHMELLGSSVSV; this is encoded by the exons ATGGCGAGCGTCGATGTTGCTGCCCTCGGCGCCGTTCCTGCAAATGGAGGGGCAACGACGGCTTCCCACCCCTACACCTGCAACACCTGCTCTGTTGCCTACCGAAACATCGACCTTCAGCGAGGCCATATGAAGAGCGACTGGCA CCGATACAACCTCAAGCGCAGAGTCGCCTCCCTTCCTCCTATTGCCTCCGAGGTCTTCAACGAAAAGGTCCTCCAGGCTCGCGCCGTTCAGACCGCTGAGGCAGAGAAGGCTCTCTTCGAACGTTCCTGCGACGCCTGCCAGAAGTCGTACTCGAGCGAGAACGCCTACCAGAACCACTTGACGAGCCAGAAGCACAAGGTCCGTGTCGCTGCTATTGCTAGACGCAAGGGCGGTGTTGCCGATGATGCCAGCTCCGTCATGAGCTCCACCTTCTCTCTTGGTGAGCCTATCGCCGTCGATAAGGAGAGCGAGTTGGATTCCGAGGCCGAAGAGGAATTCACTCAGGTCGTCGAGGGCCTGAAGAAGACCAACATCCACGAGTCCCACGGCGAGCGCCCCTCACCCGTCAAGCGCCCCTCCAACCCCCACCTCTCTGCTCAAGGTCAGCGCGAAGACGTTAACATGAACCGCGACTCCGAATCTGCAACCCCCGTGCAGTCAAAGCCAGAGATCGCTTGGACCATCAAGTCCTGCTTGTTCTGCAACTACGAGTCGCCCAGCGTTTCGCTCAACGCCAACCACATGGAGCGATTCCACGACATGTTCATTCCCGAGAAGCAGTACCTTGTTGATCTGGACGGCTTGCTTCAGCATTTGCAGGAACGCGTCCACGATGGTCACCAGTGCCTGTACTGCTTCAAGACCAAGAAGACGGCTTTCGCTGTGCAGACTCACATGCGTGACAAGGGCCACTGCAAGATTCCGTACGATACAGAGGAGGTTCAGCTCGACATTGGTGATTTCTACGATTTCCGAAGCACCTACTCTGATGGCGAGGACtcagacgaggaagaggacgaGGCCGATGAGAATGGTGGAGCCAAGTTGGGTCTGAAGCGCCCGACGAAGTTGGTTGGGGAGGACGGCGAGGAGGTTGAGGAGGGTGGAGATGATGGCTGGGAGACGGACAGCTCGGCTTCTTCACTTGACTCGGATGAGCTGACGGCCTTCACCGCGGACGGCAAGTACGAACAATTCGAGCGCCTCGACAAGCACCCTCATCACTCTACCAACGATCCGCGTGCCCGCCACCAGGCCGATGGCTGGCACTCACACGCCCACAAGCACACTCGTGCTGTCTTCTACGACGAGTACGAGCTGCACTTGCCCTCTGGCAAGGCAGTCGGTCACCGCTCTCACAACCGATACTTCAGACAGAACCTCCACAACTACCCTACCGAGGAGGAGCGCGCCGAGCGTCTGGCCATTGAGGCTGGTTCTGGCTCGGGCGATGAGATGGATGTTGATGGTAGAGAGGTCGCCACCACCGGCGATCGCAAGACTCGCAACCGTGCCATCGCTCGCAGAGATGCTGCTGGCATGGCTGGTGCGTCTGACAAGCAGAAGCGCGTTGTTAGACAGGAAGAGGTCAGAGGCCGGAGCACCGCCACCCGTCACCAGAAGCGCTACGACTACGGAGTCAGCGAGAAGTTGAACAACCAGAAGAACTTCTACTACCGCTACCAGGCCGGTG TATCATTCGGCACCATTGGCAATGAATATCAAATTTTCAGAACAATAATCTGGTTCTCATATTTGGCTCGTGAAAAT CGATGGATGAGCAGCAGACCGACTTACAACGCATGGCTACCCCAACCAGATGCTGACGGTTGGTACGATGGGCGGAAACACCCAAGACGACTGGAAGAGTTCGACAACGGGAAGACTCGCGCAAGGGAGGACCAGCGCGTACGGGCGAACACTAGGCTCTCGCCCCCATCGCGGTCGGGCGGTACACCTGCTAGACGGTCAGGCAGCGACTTCAGCTCAAGAAGCTCTG AGGTTCTTAACATCCTTGTCGAGGAGGAGTCCTCCCCGGCCAAGGAGGCCACACAGGGACGATGGACCGCCGGCACCCAAGAGGAAGGGTGGCGGTTTTGTACTAATG GTTTCATACTCGGAGGGCCCATACTGATATCCAGCCAGCCGAAACTATCTCAAGAAGAACTGGACAAGATCAGCAAACCCAAGGACGTCTGGGAAGCCAGATCACTCTACTTCGTCCCCCCCAAGAGATCAAAAGAACACCAGAAACCCATCCGGCAACCCAAACCGCCAAAACCCGAACCCTCCCGAAGGAACCGCGACGCAGCAGCCATGATCGCCAGCCCAGACGCCATCAAAGCAGCAATCTCAATCTCAGAAAAGGACCTCCGCCTAGCGCGGAGACCGCCCCCGCCGCCCCCCGAAATCGAACTCGAGGGCGACGGCGGCAGCCTCGTCGCGGACCCCATCGCCAACGACGACGTCCTCCCGCACGCCCTCGCCGCCCGCTTCTTCCTGTCCCCGCCCGCGACGTTCCTGTACTCGGCCTTTCGGCTGAAGCACCACCCGCTCAACACCACCACGCCCGAGATCTGCGTCGTCGGCGCCAGCAACTGCGGGAAATCGTCCTTCATTAACGCCCTCACCGGCGCGGCGTCGCTCGCGAAAGTAAGCGATCGCGCGGGCAAGACCGTCTCCATGAACGCGTACGGCGTGGGACCCTTGACGGGCCTTCCTTTCCGGAAACCAGTCGCCtccccttcttcttcctcgtccgagggcggcggcgccACAAAGGAAGAGAAGCCAGAACACGGCATAATCCTCGTCGACACCCCCGGCTACGGCTACGCCTCCCACGAAGAATGGGGCCGCGAAATCGTCGAATATATCAACAAGCGCACCATGCTCCGCGGCATCGTCCTCCTCCTATCCTCCGAGAAAAAGGTATCCGAAAAGGACGCGCAAATCGTAAAACTCCTCGCCGACGCCGGCCGCCCCGTGATGCTCGTCTTTACAAAAATGGACAAAGCGCTCTCCCGTAAGGCGCGCGAGGAAGGCGGCATCGCGCAGCGGTTACGCGAGGCGGAGCGCTGCTTCGCGAGGACGGGGTGGGATGGCTGGGTGAAGAGGGTGTACATCACCGCGGCGCGGATGGAGCGCGATAAGAGCTGGAAGGTGGATGAGGGGACGCGGAGCGGTGCGGCGGGGATGGCGGGGGTGAGGATGGGGGTCCTAGAGTTGGCGGGTGTGAGGGAGTTTGTTGCGCCTGAGAAGGCTAGCAAGATGGTCGCTCAGCGGAGGGCGGCGCAAAAGTCGCAAAAGACGCAGGACAAGGGcggggaggaggaagaggaaaagaggctgGAGCCGGGTAAGGCTTTGGAGAGTGATCCGGCGGCGTGGTCTGGGGACGTGGTTTCGTTTGAGGAGCTGGAGAAGAAGTTTGGGGACTGGA TACGCACGGATTGGGCACGCGAGCATTTCACTCATAAACTTCGGGAGACCCCAATGATGAACCAACGCTTCGACAAGTTCCATCATATGG AACTCCTTGGTTCCTCCGTTTCAGTATGA
- a CDS encoding SRP40 domain-containing protein, protein MSAPPPWLFSNNFTKTNNASTPTASATTQTDKMGKVKKSEKKVKAEATSTKQAPPAQLMDLVDSFLSENAFTSAHEAFQKQRAKSGWKPSKKEAAQTSLVTVFQTWQTSSTAPTTSESSSDSSSSEDVDMADAAAAADSDSDSSSSSSSSSDSDSSSDSESEDEKPKPEAKQSLKRKAPESDSSSSDSSSSSDSDSSSDDSSSEDEAPKAKKQRVKKDDSSSSSDSSSDSSSDSSSESDSSSSDSDSSDSDSDSDSDSDGSEAAKVPLPESGSDSDSSSSSSDSDSDSDADTKKKAKKEKAPADSASLSSATLEKTSPELKPATSTAADPPLPPDPMTYRANNRGGKKEKKEPNKPFSRIPDVVYVDPRFASNEYVPNDYSQRAHEDLIVTKGKGFTKEKNKKKRGAYRGGLIDISSKKGIKFD, encoded by the coding sequence ATGTCTGCGCCTCCACCTTGGCTATTCTCCAACAACTTCACAAAAACCAATAACGCAAGCACCCCTACGGCTTCCGCGACAACGCAAACAGACAAAATGGGCAAGGTTAAGAAGTCCGAGAAGAAGGTCAAGGCTGAGGCCACCTCCACCAAGCAGGCTCCTCCCGCCCAATTGATGGACCTCGTCGACTCCTTCCTCTCCGAGAACGCCTTCACCTCCGCCCACGAGGCCTTCCAGAAACAGCGCGCCAAGAGCGGCTGGAAGCCTTCCAAGAAGGAGGCGGCCCAGACCAGCCTCGTCACCGTCTTCCAGACCTGGCAGACTTCTTCCACCGCTCCCACCACTAGCGAGAGCTCTAGCGACAGCAGCTCAAGCGAGGATGTGGACATGGCCGATGCGGCTGCTGCCGCTGACAGCGACAGCGATAGcagctccagctccagctccagctccGATTCCGACTCCAGCAGCGACAGCGAGAGCGAGGATGAGAAACCCAAGCCCGAGGCCAAGCAGAGCCTGAAGCGCAAGGCGCCCGAGTccgacagcagcagcagtgatagcagcagcagcagcgacaGCGACTCCTCCTCAGACGACTCCAGCTCTGAAGACGAGGCCCCCAAGGCCAAGAAGCAGAGGGTCAAGAAGGACGACAGCAGCTCCTCCTCCGACTCCTCATCCGATTCCAGCTCGGACAGCTCCAGCGAATCtgactcctcctcctccgactCAGACTCTTCCGACAGCGACAGCGACTCTGACTCCGACTCTGATGGCTCTGAGGCCGCAAAGGTGCCTCTTCCCGAATCCGGCTCCGATTCCgactcctcttcttcctcttccgaTTCGGACTCCGACTCAGACGCAGACAccaagaagaaggccaagaagGAAAAGGCACCCGCCGACAGCGCCTCCCTCTCCTCCGCAACCCTCGAGAAGACTTCCCCCGAGCTCAAGCCCGCGACCTCCACGGCCGCTGACCCGCCTCTGCCCCCCGACCCCATGACCTACCGCGCCAACAACCGCGGCggcaagaaggagaagaaggagccCAACAAGCCCTTCTCCCGCATCCCCGACGTCGTCTACGTCGACCCCCGCTTCGCCAGCAACGAGTACGTGCCCAACGACTACTCGCAGCGCGCCCACGAGGACCTCATCGTTACCAAGGGCAAGGGCTTCACCAAGGAgaagaacaagaagaagCGCGGCGCCTACCGCGGCGGCTTGATTGACATTTCTAGCAAGAAGGGCATCAAGTTCGACTAA